The Brassica oleracea var. oleracea cultivar TO1000 chromosome C6, BOL, whole genome shotgun sequence genome includes a region encoding these proteins:
- the LOC106301056 gene encoding mitochondrial ubiquitin ligase activator of NFKB 1 isoform X1, protein MSSPDRSAVFPLLIDIALSFDGAILGVTLALGAVRAAFKYASTSAALKKIKDAPEVSVSDLRSLIRASDDQSETSDDQERIVVVRGTVKAKVTGGEGSNKKKNNVLTSQETGDKALIIHRSQTYVYSGWKTLFQLTNGHRFLLERSLPKQGADFMRMVPFVIVDNTQPSQSSFLVVNMDGARQPLPLTTVYNRLQPINSSPYAFLQALFFPEYPVGLIDVEKILPPGRDLTAVGICSFNNGVPEIKSCQHLPYFLSEMTKDKMILDLAETTSVIFWGGIIMGCLSAGILGFAAARAWNRWKQRHREREQQQRPDEQRPEQPMVADETEDEDEIPDGALCVICVTRRRVPAFIPCGHVVCCRQCASTVEREVNPKCPVCLQSIRGSMRVYYS, encoded by the exons ATGTCCTCGCCGGATCGTTCCGCCGTCTTCCCCCTCCTGATCGACATCGCTTTATCCTTCGACGGAGCCATCCTCGGAGTAACCCTAGCCTTAGGCGCCGTTCGCGCTGCTTTCAAGTACGCCTCCACCTCCGCCGCGTTGAAAAAAATCAAAGACGCCCCCGAAGTCTCCGTTTCCGATCTCCGATCACTGATTCGGGCGTCCGATGACCAATCCGAGACGAGCGATGATCAGGAGCGTATCGTGGTGGTTCGGGGAACGGTCAAAGCTAAGGTTACAGGAGGTGAAGGGAGTAACAAGAAGAAGAACAACGTGTTGACCTCTCAGGAGACGGGAGATAAAGCTCTTATCATTCATAGATCTCAAACT TATGTGTATAGTGGATGGAAGACTTTGTTTCAGTTGACAAATGGTCACCGGTTTCTTCTGGAAAGATCTTTGCCCAAACAAGGAGCTGACTTCATGAGAATG GTCCCCTTTGTTATAGTGGACAACACTCAACCATCGCAGTCTAGCTTTCTTGTTGTTAACATGGATGGTGCAAGGCAGCCTCTCCCGCTTACCACTGTGTATAATCGTTTGCAGCCTATTAATTCATCTCCCTATGCGTTTCTTCAAGCCTTGTTCTTCCCTGAGTATCCC GTTGGTCTGATTGATGTTGAGAAGATATTACCACCTGGGAGAGACTTAACAGCTGTTGGCATCTGTAGTTTTAACAACGGAGTTCCTGAAATCAAATCCTGCCAACATCTTCCTTACTTCTT ATCAGAGATGACTAAGGACAAGATGATATTAGACCTCGCGGAGACTACCAGTGTAATATTCTGGGGCGGTATTATCATGGGATGTTTGTCTGCTGGCATCCTTGGCTTTGCTGCTGCCAG GGCCTGGAATAGATGGAAACAACGGCACCGTGAAAGGGAACAGCAACAGAGACCAGACGAGCAGAGACCAGAGCAACCCATGGTTGCTGATGAAACAGAAGATGAAGATGAGATTCCGGATGGAGCACTGTGTGTGATCTGTGTGACACGAAGGAGAGTTCCTGCATTCATTCCCTGTGGACATGTAGTATGCTGCAGACAATGCGCCTCAACCGTGGAGCGTGAGGTTAACCCTAAGTGCCCTGTTTGTCTCCAGAGCATTAGAGGATCTATGCGCGTGTATTACTCTTGA
- the LOC106300657 gene encoding probable GTP diphosphokinase RSH3, chloroplastic — protein sequence MVVATTIALYASPPSTVCSTPHQITASCDLDLNPRSSSSSSSSSSSTTIGGLSLLFKSSTPSSSSASHPSLGDELASIRHDRTEDHRTTLSSSFSYSPTKFIGSSYLKRDHHQSPVSVLHGPISSNNSCTGGGGGSLRVGSSRLFNGFIRKAVGSCVDYDTDSVLLDEQLPFAMDDEGEERRQPYARNLLKRAQLKHRIFEDESVIKAFYEAEKAHRGQMRANGDPYLQHCVETAILLAEIGANATVVIAGILHDTLDDSFMSYDYILRTFGAGVADLVEGVSKLSQLSKLARENNTACKTVEADRLHTMFLAMADARAVLIKLADRLHNMVTLYALPPVKQQRFAKETLEIFAPLANRLGISSWKVELENLCFKHLHPDQHHEMSAMLEDSFDEAMITSAIEKMEQALKKEGISYHVVSGRHKSLYSIYCKMLKKKLTMDEIHDIHGLRLIVDNEKDCYKALGVVHKLWSEVPGKLKDYITHPKFNGYKSLHTVVMGDGTIPLEVQIRTKEMHLQAEFGFAAHWRYKEGDCKHSSFVLQMVEWARWVVTWHCETMSKDICSSEPLCSFPSHAQDCPFSYKPNGNQEGPVYVIVIENGKMTVQEFPASSTVSDLLTRAGPGNSRRSMYSIPAKEELRPRLNQIPVSDLKCKLKMGDVVELTPAIPDKSLTEYREEIQRMYDRGLAFSRPHRAAAGTMVGWGS from the exons ATGGTGGTAGCAACGACCATAGCGCTATACGCGAGTCCACCGAGCACCGTATGCTCCACGCCGCACCAGATCACCGCCTCCTGCGACCTCGATCTCAATCCCAGATCCTCATCTTCATCTTCATCTTCATCTTCTTCCACCACAATCGGTGGTCTCTCTCTGCTCTTCAAATCATCAACGCCTTCCTCCTCCTCTGCTTCACACCCATCCCTAGGAGATGAACTAGCTTCCATACGCCACGACCGAACCGAGGATCATCGAACCACCTTAAGCAGCTCCTTCTCCTATTCTCCGACCAAGTTCATCGGCTCCTCTTACCTCAAACGAGACCACCACCAAAGCCCTGTCTCCGTCCTCCACGGTCCAATCTCATCTAACAACAGCTGCACTGGCGGCGGTGGTGGATCTCTCCGTGTAGGATCCTCCAGATTGTTCAATGGTTTCATCAGGAAAGCGGTAGGCTCGTGCGTTGACTACGACACGGACTCTGTTCTCCTCGATGAGCAGCTTCCATTCGCCATGGACGATGAAGGAGAGGAGAGACGTCAGCCATACGCTCGGAATTTGCTTAAACGTGCTCAGCTGAAACACAGAATCTTCGAAGACGAGTCTGTGATCAAAGCTTTTTACGAAGCGGAGAAAGCTCATAGAGGACAG ATGAGAGCTAATGGTGATCCTTACCTCCAACATTGTGTTGAGACTGCTATCTTGTTGGCTGAGATTGGAGCTAATGCGACTGTTGTGATAGCTGGGATTCTACATGATACTCTAGACGATTCTTTTATGAGCTATGATTATATCCTCAGAACTTTTGGAGCAGGAGTTGCTGATCTTGTCGAAGGG GTGTCTAAGCTTAGCCAGTTAAGTAAACTTGCTCGAGAAAACAACACTGCGTGTAAAACCGTTGAAGCAGATCGTCTCCACACCATGTTCCTTGCAATGGCAGACGCGAGAGCTGTTCTTATTAAGTTAGCTGATCGGTTACACAACATGGTGACACTCTACGCGTTGCCTCCGGTTAAGCAGCAAAGGTTTGCTAAAGAGACGCTGGAGATATTTGCACCTTTGGCTAATCGGTTAGGAATCTCCAGCTGGAAAGTTGAGCTTGAGAATCTGTGTTTCAAGCATCTTCATCCTGATCAGCACCACGAGATGTCTGCTATGCTCGAGGATTCGTTCGACGAAGCTATGATTACTTCCGCGATTGAGAAAATGGAGCAAGCGCTTAAGAAAGAAGGCATTTCTTATCACGTTGTCTCTGGACGGCACAAGAGCTTGTATAGTATCTATTGCAAGATGTTGAA GAAAAAGCTAACCATGGATGAGATTCATGACATTCATGGGCTACGTTTGATTGTTGACAATGAGAAAGACTGTTACAAGGCCTTAGGTGTAGTTCACAAGCTATGGTCTGAAGTTCCTGGAAAGCTGAAAGATTACATCACTCATCCCAAGTTCAACGG GTACAAGTCTTTGCATACCGTAGTGATGGGAGATGGGACCATCCCTCTAGAAGTTCAAATACGGACCAAAGAGATGCATTTGCAAGCTGAGTTTGGGTTTGCAGCTCACTGGAGGTACAAGGAAGGCGATTGCAAACACTCATCGTTTGTGCTTCAGATGGTTGAATGGGCAAGATGGGTTGTGACGTGGCATTGCGAAACCATGAGCAAAGACATCTGCTCTTCCGAGCCCTTGTGCAGTTTCCCTTCTCACGCCCAAGACTGTCCGTTTTCTTATAAGCCTAATGGTAACCAAGAAGGACCAGTCTATGTCATTGTTATCGAAAACGGCAAG ATGACTGTGCAAGAGTTTCCCGCGAGCTCCACGGTCTCGGACCTGTTGACAAGAGCAGGACCAGGGAACTCGAGACGGTCAATGTACAGTATCCCGGCAAAGGAAGAGCTGAGGCCACGGCTAAACCAGATACCTGTAAGTGATTTGAAATGTAAGCTGAAGATGGGAGATGTGGTGGAGCTTACTCCAGCCATACCTGATAAGTCTCTGACTGAATATAGAGAGGAGATTCAGCGGATGTATGATCGAGGGCTCGCCTTTTCTCGTCCTCACCGTGCAGCTGCTGGTACAATGGTTGGCTGGGGAAGCTAA
- the LOC106297381 gene encoding LOW QUALITY PROTEIN: transcription initiation factor TFIID subunit 9 (The sequence of the model RefSeq protein was modified relative to this genomic sequence to represent the inferred CDS: deleted 2 bases in 2 codons; substituted 1 base at 1 genomic stop codon): MKTSPNLSGDCGLKQMSMGVGDXEPRVLNQFLELWYRYVVQVLTDSQVYSEHVSKSTIDCDDVKLAIQSKVSFRFSQPPPREILLELTAGRNKIPLPKSIAGPSVPLPPEQDTLLSPNYQLIILSKKPASTEPEETEDNEDMTNPAQQTSELRSETPQRISFPLSRRPK, translated from the exons ATGAAGACTTCACCAAACTTATCAGGTGATTGCGGATTGAAACAAATG TCGATGGGTGTGGGGGACTAGGAGCCACGTGTGCTGAACCAGTTTCTTGAGTTATGGTACCGTTATGTGGTCCAAGTGTTAACCGATTCTCAGGTTTATTCAGAGCATGTCAGCAAATCCACCATCGACTGTGAC GATGTTAAGCTCGCTATTCAATCCAAAGTTAGTTTCCGCTTCTCACAGCCTCCTCCAAGAGAG ATACTGTTAGAGCTTACTGCGGGCAGAAACAAGATTCCTTTGCCAAAATCTATTGCAGGACCCAGTGTTCCACTCCCGCCTGAACAGGACACATTGCTTAGTCCAAACTACCAGCTAATTATACTTTCGAAGAAGCCAGCTTCAACAGAACCTGAAGAAACAGAAGACAATGAAGATATGACAAATCCTGCACAACAAACATCAGAGCTTCGAAGC GAAACTCCTCAAAGGATCTCTTTCCCTCTCTCTAGACGACCCAAATAA
- the LOC106301056 gene encoding uncharacterized protein LOC106301056 isoform X2 has protein sequence MSSPDRSAVFPLLIDIALSFDGAILGVTLALGAVRAAFKYASTSAALKKIKDAPEVSVSDLRSLIRASDDQSETSDDQERIVVVRGTVKAKVTGGEGSNKKKNNVLTSQETGDKALIIHRSQTYVYSGWKTLFQLTNGHRFLLERSLPKQGADFMRMVPFVIVDNTQPSQSSFLVVNMDGARQPLPLTTVGLIDVEKILPPGRDLTAVGICSFNNGVPEIKSCQHLPYFLSEMTKDKMILDLAETTSVIFWGGIIMGCLSAGILGFAAARAWNRWKQRHREREQQQRPDEQRPEQPMVADETEDEDEIPDGALCVICVTRRRVPAFIPCGHVVCCRQCASTVEREVNPKCPVCLQSIRGSMRVYYS, from the exons ATGTCCTCGCCGGATCGTTCCGCCGTCTTCCCCCTCCTGATCGACATCGCTTTATCCTTCGACGGAGCCATCCTCGGAGTAACCCTAGCCTTAGGCGCCGTTCGCGCTGCTTTCAAGTACGCCTCCACCTCCGCCGCGTTGAAAAAAATCAAAGACGCCCCCGAAGTCTCCGTTTCCGATCTCCGATCACTGATTCGGGCGTCCGATGACCAATCCGAGACGAGCGATGATCAGGAGCGTATCGTGGTGGTTCGGGGAACGGTCAAAGCTAAGGTTACAGGAGGTGAAGGGAGTAACAAGAAGAAGAACAACGTGTTGACCTCTCAGGAGACGGGAGATAAAGCTCTTATCATTCATAGATCTCAAACT TATGTGTATAGTGGATGGAAGACTTTGTTTCAGTTGACAAATGGTCACCGGTTTCTTCTGGAAAGATCTTTGCCCAAACAAGGAGCTGACTTCATGAGAATG GTCCCCTTTGTTATAGTGGACAACACTCAACCATCGCAGTCTAGCTTTCTTGTTGTTAACATGGATGGTGCAAGGCAGCCTCTCCCGCTTACCACT GTTGGTCTGATTGATGTTGAGAAGATATTACCACCTGGGAGAGACTTAACAGCTGTTGGCATCTGTAGTTTTAACAACGGAGTTCCTGAAATCAAATCCTGCCAACATCTTCCTTACTTCTT ATCAGAGATGACTAAGGACAAGATGATATTAGACCTCGCGGAGACTACCAGTGTAATATTCTGGGGCGGTATTATCATGGGATGTTTGTCTGCTGGCATCCTTGGCTTTGCTGCTGCCAG GGCCTGGAATAGATGGAAACAACGGCACCGTGAAAGGGAACAGCAACAGAGACCAGACGAGCAGAGACCAGAGCAACCCATGGTTGCTGATGAAACAGAAGATGAAGATGAGATTCCGGATGGAGCACTGTGTGTGATCTGTGTGACACGAAGGAGAGTTCCTGCATTCATTCCCTGTGGACATGTAGTATGCTGCAGACAATGCGCCTCAACCGTGGAGCGTGAGGTTAACCCTAAGTGCCCTGTTTGTCTCCAGAGCATTAGAGGATCTATGCGCGTGTATTACTCTTGA
- the LOC106301057 gene encoding nuclear transcription factor Y subunit A-5, whose amino-acid sequence MQVFQSKDSSGSTWENSNIQRSQSFSLTKNMMMMSTTQLPSSMKHSSLQLQNQDSSSTQSTGESGGGEAASFGEPIHYGCNSIVANTNLSGYNKSTTTSSIVSQEPVFPPSACGLPSWPLQCAETSHFNGFLAPEYASQPTLSHLEMMGLVTPRVPLPHNIQENEPIFVNAKQYHAILRRRKHRAKLEAQNKLIKSRKPYLHESRHLHALKRARGSGGRFLNTKKLQESSNSSLCSSSQMANGDGEGFSKSSTTPSSGSDRNNMFQNTPFRFSGYPSTHHVSALMSET is encoded by the exons ATGCAAGTGTTCCAAAGCAAAGATTCATCTGGGTCTACTTGGGAAAACTCAAACATTCAAAGATCTCAATCTTTCAGCTTGACAAAGAACATGATGATGATGTCTACTACACAACTCCCCAGCTCGATGAAACATTCGAGTTTGCAGCTGCAAAATCAAGATTCTTCCTCAACGCAATCTACTGGAGAATCAGGCGGTGGTGAAGCTGCAAGCTTTGGAGAACCTATCCATTATGGATGCAACAGCATTGTTGCTAATACCAATCTCTCAG GTTATAATAAGTCAACAACGACCTCGTCGATAGTGTCTCAAGAGCCTGTGTTTCCTCCTTCTGCTTGTGGTCTACCATCTTGGCCTCTTCAGTGTGCTGAAACATCACATTTCAATGGTTTCCTGGCTCCTGAATATGCATCGCAACCAACG CTATCGCATTTGGAAATGATGGGTTTGGTTACTCCAAGAGTGCCATTGCCTCATAACATTCAAGAGAACGAACCAATATTCGTCAATGCAAAACAGTACCATGCCATTCTTCGTCGCAGGAAGCATCGTGCTAAGCTTGAAGCTCAGAACAAACTCATCAAAAGCCGTAAA CCGTACCTTCATGAGTCTCGCCATCTTCATGCTTTAAAGAGAGCTAGAGGCTCTGGTGGACGTTTCCTCAATACAAAGAAGCTTCAAGAATCATCAAACTCATCACTCTGTTCTTCTTCTCAAATGGCAAATGGAGATGGAGAAGGTTTCTCAAAGAGCTCGACCACACCAAGCTCCGGTTCAGACCGTAACAACATGTTCCAGAACACACCGTTCAGATTCTCAGGGTATCCATCAACACACCATGTCTCAGCTCTCATGTCAGAGACTTGA